DNA from Chloroflexota bacterium:
GCGTCTTTGACGAAGTCAGCGAACCCTGTTCGACGCTGCGCTCGGAATGACAGCAGGGGTCAATTTCTCCAGAGGCATAATCGAAAGACCCTGTGGCTTCCCCTATCCGTCATTCCGTCGCAAGCGGGAAGGTGGTATCACGCTGGGACGGCACTACCAACGTCATTGTCTCAGCGGTGCGGGCGCTTGACGCCTCGGTGTTCATGCCAGCCTCTCACGACTGGCGCTAGACGCGGGGCAAGCCGGTGAAACGCGCCGCGCGAGTATGGGATAATTGCATGCAATGAAGATGCGTATGTGTCATACGAGTGGAGGGTACCATGTGTGGCAGATATAGCCTCAAAGCGGATATCGTACAACTCGCCATGCGGTTTGAATTCGCCGCCGATGGGGCCGTACACGAACCGGCTTACAACATCGCGCCAACGCAGCAGGTGCTCACGGTCACGAACGATGGGGAGCGGCGTGCCGAGCATATGCGGTGGGGCTTGATCCCGTTCTGGGCCAAAGACGCGAAGATCGGCTACCGCATGATCAATGCCAGAGGCGAGACTGTGGCGGAGAAACCCAGCTTTCGCACCGCACTGCGCAAGCGGCGCTGCCTGATTCTGGCCGACGGCTTCTACGAGTGGCAAAAGCTCGGCGGCAAGCAGAAGCGGCCCATGCGGATCACGCTCAAGTCGGACGAGCCCTTCGCCTTTGCCGGTCTCTGGGAGACATGGAAAGACCCTGAAGGCAAGATGGTGAAGTCTTGCACCATCATCACGACAGCGGCAAATGACTATCTACAACCGATTCATGACCGTATGCCGGTAATTCTCCCGCGAGAATCGGAGTCGTTCTGGCTGGATAAGGATGTGGAAGATCCCTTGGCGCTTGCGAGTGCAATTGCGCCGTACCCGGACTCTGAAATGGATGCGTTCGAGGTCTCGCCGCTGGTCAACAATACCCGGAACAAGGGGCCGGAAGTGATGTCCCCAGTCTTGGGCTAATGATTGAGCGTCAGGCAGGGGCCACGAGCGAGGACTTCTAATGTGTGGCCTAATGATTTCTTTCTTTGTGTAGAGCGGATTCGCAATGACCCAATCTTCCCTCCCACGTGGAGAACTCGTAGAGTCTGTTGGAGAAGGCGGTTTGCCGCGCAGGACGGACTACGTCGGGCAGTTCATCACGTTAGCGCCGGTTGATCCTCAAGCCGACGCGGATGAACTCTACGCATGTACCCACGGCACTGTTACCAAGGAACAGGTATGGACCTACATGGGGTACGGTCCATTTGAGAGCGTGGGGAATATGCGAATGTGGTTGTCGGATGCGGCCGAATCGCAAGATCCGCTCTTCTTTGCGGTTCACCAAAACAATCCACAGCGGCGAATGGGAATGGTGAGCTTTCTCAACATTGTCGCGGACATGAGACGCTTGGAAGTCGGGCACATCTGGTATACGCCGGAGGCGCAGGGGACACAAGCGAACACGGAAGCGGCTTACCTCATGTTGTGCGAGGCCTTCGACAGGCTCAATTACCGGCGGGTCGAGTGGAAGTGCGATGCCCTGAACGCCCGTTCACGGGCGGCGGCCTTGCGCCTCGGCTTCAGTTTTGAAGGTATCTTTCGACAGCACATGATCGTCAAGGGGCGCAATCGCGATACTGCCTGGTTCGCCATGCTGGACAGCGAATGGCCCCTCATCAAACGAAACTTCGAGACTTGGTTGTATCGCAATCCGGATTGGAAGATATCCCTCACGGAACTCAATCGCGGTCGACTCTAGGACGCTCGCGCAAATGGCCACGGTTTGTTCGTGAAGCCCTTAGCGGTGAATGACTGCAGATTGCTCTTCCCAAAGTGAGCGATTCCTATAGCCTTCTTTGATTGTGTGATCAGCCCACCGCCACGCACTCGGCGTGAGCGCTTGAGCAGCAACATCGTCTAGGTATGTTTGCCCTCTGTCTCAATGTCCTGCGCCAACTCGCAGTACGGCGTCGTGCCTCCTCTCGTCGTCCCTTGCACGAGTGACTTGAGCGAGTTGAGGCCAATCGTCTTCTGACACGGATACTCCTGGTTTAATGTCTTTGTGGCAAGGACGTAGAACTCCCACTGGTCCACGTCCATAGGGTCGGGCTCGGGGTCATTGAGCCGGCCAAGCAGACAGAAGACGTAGACGTCCGCAACACGCTTGGGTGGTTTGCAAGTCTCGTACTCATCCGTCTTTGCGTTCCACTCTCTCGATCGAGAAGCGATATCGAAGCTGATCGTTGACGGCTTGCACTGTGGCCAACTCTGAGCGTAGGCCGCGCTCTTTACTTCAACTTTGAGTCCGCTCTCGGTGCGGATATCGATTGCATCCCACTCATGCCGCGGCTCATACGTATAGTCCAATGCGAGCGTATAGTCTAGTGCGCGCACGACCAGGAACTCGGCCAAAACGCCGCGAGCGGCATTATCCAGCAAGTCGGAGTGCGCCCAGCGCCAGTAGTCGGATATTGTAAAGCCTACAGTCTTGTCCCGCACGCGAAACGGTTCATTTCCGGTCTTCAGGTACTTCGACTGACTGCTTCTTGGCGACCAAATCTTGTCCTCCGAATTAGACATCTTATTCACTGCTGGTAATTCCTTTTATTCTCTTGACGGTGTCGTGGCAGTCTACCCACACATGGGAAGCACTTTCTCCGTTTCTGCCTTGCTTAACCGGCTGAGACGGCAGACGGCGCGAGCGCGCGGCCAATCTCTTCCCGGTTTGCCAGTTTGGCCCAGTGCTGGCCGACGAGGGCGGGGAAGAGGTGTTTACTGGTCTCATTGCCATAGAGGATGCAGTCTTCCAGCCAGACCCGCTGCTGGAATCCGAATTCCCTGCTCTGAATGAGAGAATAAAAGACACAGGCGCTGCCGTACTGGCCGCACAGCACCACGTTTTCGATGCCGGCTTGGTGCAATAGATATTCCAGGCCTGTGCCCGTAAAGACTGAGCCGGTCGTCTTGCGGATGAGAATCTCTCCGGGTAGCGGCGCCAACTGGTCGATTACCGACATGCCGGGAGTATCGAATAGATCGTAGTCCCTTTCACGCATGTGGAGCGGAGCATCCCGCTTGTCTAGCGTCCACCTGGCGCAAACGGCATGGACGACAAGCGCCCCGGCTTCGCGGAATATGCGGAGCGCGTCGGTGACGTTGGGAATCACGTAGTCGAGCTCGCGGCCAAACCACTCGGCTCTCTGGTGGTCGCCTTGGGCCAGCCATACGGGATTGCAGAAGCGGTTCATCATGTCAATGATGATGAGGGCGGTCTTCTCCGGTTCGAGAGTTTCGTCTATTGCGATGCGTTGCGTTACAAAGTCGTCAGTGTCAATAAGCATGAGTTTATCTCCTTTAAAAGAGATTGAAACAGAGAATCAGCGTACGTTCAGGCACTCTGGCGCAAGGAAGAGGAAGGCAAGGATGATAGGCATAGTGTTGCTTCGTTTATTCACATGCAGTTGCATTGTCCTCTCTCCCGTATCGCACCGGGACGCAGCATGGGGGTACGTTGCAGGCTCTAACCTTCTCCCGCAGGTGAAGGGACAAGATCAGAGGCTAATTGGCAACTAGATTCAGATAGGCGCGGAATCTAGCCTATATTTAGAGAAGCTGGCTGAGGCTAAGAGCCATGTCCCATCAGGAGCTAGCTTCTGATGCGGAGTACGAAATGACCAAAGCCAGGGTCTTGCAGGACACGTTGTTGTGCTACACTACGGGCAAGGTTCCACTTTCAGGAGCCGTGCTTAGAGCCGCAGCGGAACGGGCGCGTTCCCCGAAAATGACTGAAAAAGGGAACGACGCCCCGCACCAATCGTACACATTGGCGCGCCACTGCGGCTCTTGCGTTGTAGCAACCGTCAAATTTCTAGTCACTTGCTAATGTAGTTACCTCTATCTCCTCTCACGGGTGGAGGCACAGACTGGTGAGGCTCGAGGATTCCCAGAGCTGGGTTGATACACTTCTAGGTCTTTGATTCAGCAGGTATTGCTTCCCAAACCTTGGGCGGCTCAGTTGCCCAGTATCCGTTTTTTAGGAGTTCGCCGTACGTGTCAGGCCGGCGGTGGTTCCAGGCATCTTCCCGGAAACTGGCGAGACCGGTTGATCCGCCTCGGTAGACCATGCGGGGTCGGTCGAGGTCGAGTGAGGCAACGGCCACGCCCCAGTAGCGGCCGCGGTCCGCCAGTGCAATGCCGTCCGGCCCAATCACGCTGCTCCGGTTGAGGCACATGCCCGGCATCCAGGGCTCGTGGTCCGTGAAGCCGTAGTTCACCGGACAGACGTAGACGCAGTTATCGATGGCGCGGGACTGGATCACCGCTTCCCAGCCCACCTCGCCGTACATGCTGTACATGGTGGGATGGAAGATGATGTCGGCGCCTTTGAGGGCAAGAATTCGGAAACCCTCAGGGAAGAAGACATCGTAACAGATGGTGATGCCGATCTTGCCGAAATCCAGATCAAAGACCGGCCAGGAATCGCCGGCGGTGAGGCCCCATGCTTCATCCTCCGTAACGGTGAGATGGACCTTGTGGTAACCGCCGATGTAGTCACCGTCGCGACCGATGACCATTGCCACATTGCGGTGAACCCCGTCTTCCACGCCAACTATTGGCGCAACGACATACATGCTGCGTTGCCGGGCGATAGCCGCCATGCGCTGATAGGTCTCCCCACCGGGAACCGGTTCGCGCCAGCGGTGATTGGTCCCGCCGTCGCTGATGCCGCGAATGGTAAATGCCTCCGGCAGGCAAGCAATATCCGCCCCCTGCGCGGCGGCCTCGTGGAGCAGTTCTTCGGCCTTCCTCAAATTGAACTCGTAGCGTTCCTCATCGCTCTCGCCAACCACCGTATTCGGCGTGGAACAGACGGCTACTTTCGCCGGTCGAGCCATGTTTCACCTCTCCCCTATCTCAGCACACCAGGCAGGTTGAACGTGTTTCTGGCGCCTAGGCAAGCGCACAGGAAAATCCAGTGCTTGCATTGTACAAAAAAGAGCCGGGGGAGCAGGTCATGCTCCCCCGGGCTTGGTAGACAGGTCTACCAGAGACAACCGCGATCGTCCAGCCAACCTTGGACTTGATCTTGCGTCTTCTGTAGCGCTTCCGGCACCGTTATGGCGCCTTCCAAAATCGCCGGCCAAGTCTCGTTGCGCCAAGTGTCGTTAAAGTCGCCCTGTTGGATGAGCGTTGGCGTGGCGTTGGCGATTTCCGCCATCTTCTTGTAGACGCTGGCGTCCTCAAATTCCTTGGTCGTGATCGGCTCCCGGCGCAAGTCCGCCGGATACCGGCCGCCGCCCTGCGGGATCCAGATCTCCTGCAGGTCGCCGATGACCGTGTGCTTGATGAACTCCCAGCCGCCTTCGGCGTTCTCCGCCTGCGAACCGAGGTGGATGGCGACCACGGCATAGGCGGCCTTGCGGCCACCCGGCCCATTGGGAGTTGGCGCCATGCCGACCTCAAACAGGTTTGTCGGCGTGACCTGCTCGTTTATGCGCCGGATCTGGAAGTGCCCGGTGTGATAGATGGCCGTGTTGCCCTCAAAGTAGTTGCCGCCCTGCACTCTGTGCTTGGTAAAGGTATCCGCTTGGAATTGCACCGCATCGCGGAAGGCATCGCTGCCAATGCCGGCCTGCGTGCAATCCGGATTCCAAAATTCGGCCCCCCAGGCCCAGGAGTAGTACGTCAACACAGAAGGAACGTGCGGTTGGGTGCCCAAACCGCCTTGGACGACTTCATCACCTTCGACCTTGGTCAGCTTAATGGCCGCTTCAAGAGCGGCATCCCAGGTCCAATTGCCCTCAGCCTCGAGCTCGGTTGGTGTCTTGAGACCGGCATTGACGATGAGGCTCTTGTTGTACCAAATCTCACGTGAGTTGATCCACCACGCCACGCCGTAGTTCTGGCCCCTATGAATCCATTTGGCGGCTTCGTGGAAGTTAGCAGGATCGATTTCCGGGTCTGTGGCAATGATGGGATCGAGAGGCTGGACAATGTTGCCAGCTACAAAGGTACCTACCCATCCAAAGTAGCCGTAGATGATGTCAAATTTGATCCCGCCCGCTTGGGCCGCCGCCGCTTTGGTCGGCAACTCGCCAAACGCAGAGTCGGCAATCTCTATTTTGTGACCGGGATTCTTCGCCTCAAACGTCTCTACCACCTCTGCCCAACCGTTTTGCCAGGTCTCATTCTGGCCTTCCAACACGTGGAGGAAGTTAATTGCCTTGGGGCCTTCATCCTTGGGCGCTTCCGCCGCCTTGGGCGCATCAGGGGCTTTTTCCGTCTCCGCCGGCGTTACCGGTACAGCGCCACAGGCTGCTGAAATCGCAACCGCGCCGCTCACCAGCGCGCCGCGTAGAATGGTTCGCCGAGATAGTGTATCCGCCATGGTTTCCCTCCCTTTAGAGGAAGACACTGACTATGGGAATCACTTAATATAGTGCGGCCGATGCTATCTTTTACCTCTCCTTCCTTTGCTCCATCAAACCGCTTAGACACTACCATAGCAGGAGTCTGCTTTTGTTTGCAATTGTCAAGGACTTGACTTAATTTAAAACTGAAAGAAATTGCAGCCGGCCACAGGCAACAGATGGTATGTGCTATCCTCCGTTCAGACTGACTACGTGAGTCCCAATGAACGAATACCTCGGCCTTCTAAAAACAAGGATTAGGGATGAAACGACTCTCAAAGGCGGCATTTCAACAATCCATAGCATACGTAAAGGAGCAGGGCAGGGACCTAGACCGAGCGCTTCTCCGCTATTACTTTGAGGGTGGATCTGCCGAAGACGTCCTTACCGCGCTCGCGGCCTATCAGAACGACGACGGCGGATTCGGTCACGGACTCGAGCCCGATCTTAGAACTCCGGCTTCATCGGTGATTGCGACGACAGTGGCGTTTCAAAGTTTTCGCTCTCTTGGCATTGCTGCCGACCATCCGCTAGTGTGCAGGGGCCTTGATTACCTGCTCGCAACCTACGAT
Protein-coding regions in this window:
- a CDS encoding SOS response-associated peptidase, with amino-acid sequence MCGRYSLKADIVQLAMRFEFAADGAVHEPAYNIAPTQQVLTVTNDGERRAEHMRWGLIPFWAKDAKIGYRMINARGETVAEKPSFRTALRKRRCLILADGFYEWQKLGGKQKRPMRITLKSDEPFAFAGLWETWKDPEGKMVKSCTIITTAANDYLQPIHDRMPVILPRESESFWLDKDVEDPLALASAIAPYPDSEMDAFEVSPLVNNTRNKGPEVMSPVLG
- a CDS encoding GNAT family protein — protein: MTQSSLPRGELVESVGEGGLPRRTDYVGQFITLAPVDPQADADELYACTHGTVTKEQVWTYMGYGPFESVGNMRMWLSDAAESQDPLFFAVHQNNPQRRMGMVSFLNIVADMRRLEVGHIWYTPEAQGTQANTEAAYLMLCEAFDRLNYRRVEWKCDALNARSRAAALRLGFSFEGIFRQHMIVKGRNRDTAWFAMLDSEWPLIKRNFETWLYRNPDWKISLTELNRGRL
- a CDS encoding carbon-nitrogen hydrolase family protein produces the protein MARPAKVAVCSTPNTVVGESDEERYEFNLRKAEELLHEAAAQGADIACLPEAFTIRGISDGGTNHRWREPVPGGETYQRMAAIARQRSMYVVAPIVGVEDGVHRNVAMVIGRDGDYIGGYHKVHLTVTEDEAWGLTAGDSWPVFDLDFGKIGITICYDVFFPEGFRILALKGADIIFHPTMYSMYGEVGWEAVIQSRAIDNCVYVCPVNYGFTDHEPWMPGMCLNRSSVIGPDGIALADRGRYWGVAVASLDLDRPRMVYRGGSTGLASFREDAWNHRRPDTYGELLKNGYWATEPPKVWEAIPAESKT
- a CDS encoding extracellular solute-binding protein, which gives rise to MADTLSRRTILRGALVSGAVAISAACGAVPVTPAETEKAPDAPKAAEAPKDEGPKAINFLHVLEGQNETWQNGWAEVVETFEAKNPGHKIEIADSAFGELPTKAAAAQAGGIKFDIIYGYFGWVGTFVAGNIVQPLDPIIATDPEIDPANFHEAAKWIHRGQNYGVAWWINSREIWYNKSLIVNAGLKTPTELEAEGNWTWDAALEAAIKLTKVEGDEVVQGGLGTQPHVPSVLTYYSWAWGAEFWNPDCTQAGIGSDAFRDAVQFQADTFTKHRVQGGNYFEGNTAIYHTGHFQIRRINEQVTPTNLFEVGMAPTPNGPGGRKAAYAVVAIHLGSQAENAEGGWEFIKHTVIGDLQEIWIPQGGGRYPADLRREPITTKEFEDASVYKKMAEIANATPTLIQQGDFNDTWRNETWPAILEGAITVPEALQKTQDQVQGWLDDRGCLW
- a CDS encoding cysteine hydrolase; this translates as MLIDTDDFVTQRIAIDETLEPEKTALIIIDMMNRFCNPVWLAQGDHQRAEWFGRELDYVIPNVTDALRIFREAGALVVHAVCARWTLDKRDAPLHMRERDYDLFDTPGMSVIDQLAPLPGEILIRKTTGSVFTGTGLEYLLHQAGIENVVLCGQYGSACVFYSLIQSREFGFQQRVWLEDCILYGNETSKHLFPALVGQHWAKLANREEIGRALAPSAVSAG